From Oceanipulchritudo coccoides, the proteins below share one genomic window:
- a CDS encoding YecH family metal-binding protein, whose amino-acid sequence MNETQTEEVHAHEVMEMMVSSGKRWSRGSLLAAIDGKFGEGTKFYACSADGMSATELIEFLDGKGKFSGPEDDFVFDHGRMCSGH is encoded by the coding sequence ATGAACGAGACACAGACGGAAGAAGTGCATGCGCATGAAGTGATGGAAATGATGGTGAGCAGCGGGAAGCGATGGAGCCGCGGGAGCCTGCTGGCAGCGATCGACGGAAAGTTTGGCGAGGGGACAAAATTCTATGCCTGTTCAGCAGACGGGATGAGTGCGACTGAGCTGATTGAATTTCTGGACGGGAAGGGAAAGTTCAGCGGTCCGGAGGATGACTTTGTTTTCGACCACGGTCGGATGTGTTCGGGCCATTAA
- a CDS encoding AAA family ATPase — translation MNAAELTLEALAATGETAESKRLQEIESRLELLKEKRFDPNKPPKPKPAILTLNGHKVLTEGNICGEGGQAGTAKSHQLAAIMACTMAEDPSKGDFLGWHCRNPEGKLVLYIDAEQSEEDFHSLLDNAMRRAGARKLPEWLHAYNMTGEEPEAIKAAIQDLTDFYGMKGAGVQLALLDGYADLLRNGPNDETESKETVRWLMALARKHATGIFGVQHYNAQADGIKMRGHFGSELERKAQTVLALKRDNADAVTVYATKTRGRPIPEREGSRFAWDEDAKMFLSVANKGKIQSEQKTVERAQLVKDALRNDCSLSHTELTARIAELEHIKTDAAKKRISTMRKEGFLQIVPATGFYTKGGNCE, via the coding sequence ATGAATGCCGCTGAACTCACACTCGAAGCCCTTGCCGCAACTGGCGAAACAGCAGAAAGCAAGCGCCTGCAGGAAATTGAGAGCAGACTTGAACTGTTAAAAGAAAAACGGTTCGACCCGAACAAACCGCCGAAACCAAAGCCAGCCATTCTAACCCTAAATGGACACAAGGTTTTAACCGAAGGGAACATTTGTGGCGAAGGCGGGCAGGCAGGCACAGCAAAGTCGCACCAACTGGCAGCGATAATGGCCTGCACAATGGCCGAGGATCCCAGCAAGGGCGACTTCCTTGGCTGGCATTGCCGAAACCCTGAAGGCAAACTGGTTTTATATATCGACGCGGAACAGTCTGAAGAAGACTTCCATTCATTGCTTGATAATGCAATGCGACGGGCAGGCGCGCGAAAACTTCCCGAATGGCTACACGCCTACAATATGACGGGCGAAGAACCCGAAGCCATAAAGGCGGCCATTCAAGACCTGACAGACTTCTACGGAATGAAGGGCGCAGGCGTTCAGCTTGCTTTGTTGGACGGGTATGCCGACTTGCTACGCAACGGCCCGAATGACGAAACGGAAAGCAAGGAAACCGTTCGCTGGCTAATGGCGCTGGCCCGCAAACACGCAACGGGCATTTTCGGCGTTCAGCATTACAACGCCCAGGCTGACGGAATTAAAATGCGGGGGCATTTTGGAAGCGAACTTGAACGCAAGGCGCAGACAGTTCTTGCCCTGAAGCGTGACAATGCCGACGCCGTAACCGTTTACGCAACGAAGACGCGGGGCCGCCCTATTCCTGAACGGGAAGGTTCCCGCTTTGCATGGGACGAAGACGCCAAAATGTTTCTGTCGGTTGCCAACAAAGGGAAAATTCAAAGCGAACAGAAAACCGTTGAACGGGCGCAGTTAGTTAAAGACGCCCTGCGGAATGACTGCAGCCTATCGCACACAGAATTAACGGCCCGTATTGCCGAACTGGAACACATTAAAACGGACGCCGCCAAAAAGCGAATTAGCACAATGAGGAAGGAAGGCTTTCTGCAAATTGTTCCCGCAACCGGGTTTTATACAAAAGGGGGAAACTGTGAATAG
- a CDS encoding alginate export family protein, giving the protein MKTAQLCKRMTLGLVVATTALGTIAEDMESRLDEVPGNFNLESRLRYEVFDQAGGLDVDGVSHRIRVGYTTPESGGFQGMIEGETLYAWGHGRDLHPADNAGDGTDLNQLWLAYRNEDLGSVKLGRQLYTLDDHRFVGHVGWRQNIQTFDAVTGSIDLIEGLSLKAFFIDAVNTVTDMHNDIEAFGLNAGYALNQNADLVLFYYAIDGSPDAAGSSSDTLGVRLTGKLIQNELTWAYALSAARQWENSGFPGVDFGHDYLSADLSVDLEGVTIGGGVELLGGNGIHGFSTPLATLHKFNGFADVFLGASGSGGLVNGLEDYQLYAGYTFRVGNGIKTRLIHHWFKPWTGSGDYGEELDLVASYQINERFSVLGKYGDYNSDGGSGGVGGSDKTLLTVELNFVY; this is encoded by the coding sequence ATGAAGACCGCGCAACTATGCAAACGGATGACCCTTGGGCTGGTCGTAGCGACAACCGCTCTTGGAACAATCGCGGAAGACATGGAAAGCAGGCTGGATGAAGTGCCTGGGAATTTTAATCTGGAGAGCCGCCTACGGTATGAAGTTTTCGACCAGGCGGGCGGATTGGATGTGGACGGGGTATCGCACCGGATCCGGGTTGGTTACACAACGCCGGAGTCCGGCGGATTCCAAGGGATGATCGAGGGCGAGACCCTGTATGCATGGGGCCATGGACGTGACCTGCATCCGGCGGACAATGCCGGGGACGGAACGGATCTGAACCAGCTCTGGCTGGCTTACCGCAACGAGGACCTTGGTTCAGTCAAGTTGGGCCGTCAGCTCTACACGCTGGATGACCATCGCTTTGTCGGACATGTCGGGTGGCGCCAGAATATCCAGACCTTTGACGCAGTAACAGGATCCATCGACCTGATCGAGGGTTTGAGCTTGAAGGCCTTTTTCATTGATGCCGTGAACACCGTGACGGACATGCACAATGACATTGAGGCGTTCGGCTTGAATGCGGGATATGCCCTAAACCAGAATGCCGACCTGGTTCTGTTTTATTACGCAATTGACGGAAGCCCCGATGCGGCTGGCTCCTCAAGCGACACCCTTGGAGTACGGTTGACCGGGAAGTTAATACAAAACGAACTGACATGGGCCTATGCGTTGTCAGCAGCCCGTCAGTGGGAGAACTCGGGGTTCCCGGGAGTTGATTTCGGACACGACTACCTCTCGGCTGACCTTTCGGTTGATTTAGAAGGGGTGACAATTGGCGGCGGCGTGGAATTGCTGGGAGGAAATGGTATTCACGGATTCAGTACGCCTCTGGCGACCCTGCACAAGTTCAACGGCTTCGCGGATGTCTTCCTTGGGGCAAGCGGATCGGGCGGACTCGTGAACGGACTTGAGGATTACCAGCTGTATGCCGGTTATACCTTCAGGGTCGGGAACGGCATCAAGACACGTTTGATCCATCATTGGTTCAAGCCATGGACAGGATCAGGTGACTATGGTGAGGAACTCGACCTTGTCGCCAGTTACCAGATCAACGAGCGCTTCTCGGTCCTTGGTAAATATGGTGATTACAATAGTGATGGCGGATCGGGTGGCGTGGGAGGAAGCGACAAGACCCTGCTCACTGTGGAACTGAATTTTGTATATTAA
- a CDS encoding RrF2 family transcriptional regulator — MFPYGKTASNAVAAMSYLAEGSGDPYFRASSVSISKGRNISKPLVAKVLTILSQAGLVGGAPGPGGGYYLAKPASEIFLIDIVRLFEKTEEADRCPFGPHWCGHNDPCPLHDQIVALRESGRTFLDETSLEVFVKNKSSDLV; from the coding sequence ATGTTTCCTTACGGCAAAACGGCATCAAATGCGGTGGCGGCGATGAGCTATCTCGCTGAGGGCTCTGGCGACCCTTATTTCCGGGCTAGTTCAGTTTCGATTTCCAAAGGGCGGAATATTTCGAAACCCTTGGTTGCAAAGGTCCTTACGATACTCTCTCAGGCCGGTCTAGTCGGGGGTGCTCCCGGACCGGGCGGGGGATATTATCTGGCAAAACCCGCCAGTGAGATTTTCCTGATCGATATTGTGCGGCTTTTTGAAAAGACGGAAGAGGCAGATCGCTGTCCTTTTGGACCGCATTGGTGTGGTCACAATGATCCCTGCCCGTTGCACGACCAGATTGTCGCCTTGCGGGAGTCGGGGAGAACGTTTCTCGATGAGACCAGCCTTGAGGTCTTTGTGAAGAATAAATCGTCAGATCTAGTTTGA
- a CDS encoding 2-hydroxyacid dehydrogenase — MRIAFFNTKAYDRRSFEEVNKAFGATIEFLEPRLDRRTTALAQGFEAVCVFVNDTVDEAVLEELSKIGVRLVALRCAGFNNVDLKAAERLGITIVRVPAYSPHAVAEHTVALILALNRKVHRAYTRVRENNFSIDGLLGFDIHGLTAGIVGTGKIGLNVIRIMRGFGCDVLAHDPYPNPEAEALGARYVDKDELFSSSDIISLHCPLTPESHHLIDEIALNKMKDGVMIINTSRGALVDTRAVINGLKKGKIGYLGLDVYEEEGDLFFEDLSDKVMQDDVFARLTTFPNVMVTGHQAFFTRNALEAIARTTLNSITEFQKSGSCLNAVPCKPAS; from the coding sequence ATGAGAATCGCATTTTTCAATACGAAGGCGTATGACCGGCGCTCCTTTGAGGAAGTGAACAAGGCATTCGGGGCGACGATTGAATTCCTCGAACCTCGGCTCGACCGGAGGACGACCGCCCTGGCGCAGGGATTTGAGGCGGTCTGTGTCTTCGTGAACGACACTGTGGATGAGGCGGTGCTGGAAGAGCTCTCCAAGATAGGGGTAAGGCTTGTGGCCCTGCGTTGTGCGGGCTTCAACAATGTCGACCTGAAAGCGGCCGAGCGCTTGGGGATCACCATCGTCCGGGTCCCGGCTTATTCACCGCATGCCGTGGCGGAGCATACGGTGGCTCTGATCCTTGCCCTGAACCGCAAGGTCCACCGGGCCTACACACGGGTCCGCGAAAACAACTTCAGCATCGACGGACTGCTCGGCTTCGACATCCACGGGCTGACAGCGGGGATTGTCGGGACCGGGAAGATCGGGCTCAATGTCATCCGGATTATGCGCGGATTCGGGTGCGATGTACTTGCCCACGACCCCTATCCAAATCCAGAGGCGGAGGCCCTCGGTGCCCGTTACGTGGATAAGGATGAACTGTTCTCCTCCTCCGACATCATCAGCCTGCATTGCCCGCTGACTCCGGAAAGCCATCACTTGATTGATGAGATAGCGCTTAATAAAATGAAGGATGGTGTGATGATCATCAACACCAGCCGCGGGGCCCTAGTCGACACGCGCGCGGTTATCAACGGCCTTAAGAAGGGAAAAATCGGTTATCTCGGGCTGGATGTTTACGAGGAAGAGGGGGATCTTTTCTTTGAAGACCTCTCCGACAAGGTCATGCAGGATGACGTCTTTGCCCGTCTCACGACCTTCCCGAATGTGATGGTCACGGGCCACCAGGCCTTCTTCACAAGGAATGCCCTGGAAGCCATTGCCCGCACGACCCTCAACAGCATCACCGAGTTCCAGAAATCCGGCTCCTGCCTCAATGCGGTCCCCTGCAAACCCGCCTCCTGA
- a CDS encoding sialate O-acetylesterase: MLFKIRSSRNSLHLPLGWFFSVLSVLVVATAAQAALELPSLFTDHMVLQRDQPNKVWGWDEPGTEVTVSFGGKSYSAQAGEDGKWSLFLDSSPVNSEPEVLAVEGTSTVEVLDVLVGEVWICSGQSNMQWPLQKDWTGDLNGLAANLTGLRLISVPQVGTQELQDNFVGEWSVSSPETAADFSAVGFYFGRYLHQILGVPVGLIDNAWGGSNADAWVRRDLLENDPRFTAAMELTRGNEEWMQAADAWEQYERRLETWKQNQAAGGNWMPKPREPWRWLSGQHRAGNLYAGVLYPTIGYGIKGVIWYQGEGNSGRSHEYRELFPFMIKHWRSEWGQGDFPFYWVQLADFKNEQEMPGESGWAELRAAQTSTLSLPNTGQAVIIDIGEGNDIHPRNKYDVASRLARWALVKDYGFKLPYRSPEYAGMTVEGATVTIKFNTFGSALKLYDLNELKGFAICGEDRVWHWADARLTGKDTVEVSSEAVPEPVAVRYAWADNPVCNLISTDGLPVTPFRTDDFPWITDRSQ; encoded by the coding sequence ATGCTATTCAAAATCCGATCCAGCCGTAATTCTCTACATTTGCCCCTCGGGTGGTTTTTCTCGGTGCTTTCAGTACTGGTTGTTGCCACCGCTGCACAGGCCGCCCTTGAACTGCCCTCTTTGTTCACCGACCACATGGTCCTGCAGCGTGACCAACCAAACAAGGTCTGGGGCTGGGATGAACCAGGAACAGAGGTTACGGTATCATTTGGCGGTAAGTCCTATTCGGCCCAGGCGGGTGAGGACGGTAAGTGGAGCCTCTTTCTGGACTCAAGCCCGGTAAATTCAGAGCCAGAAGTGCTGGCAGTTGAAGGGACGAGCACGGTCGAGGTTCTGGACGTCCTCGTTGGCGAGGTATGGATTTGTTCCGGGCAATCCAACATGCAATGGCCGCTGCAGAAGGACTGGACGGGCGATTTGAATGGACTGGCCGCCAATCTTACGGGGTTGCGCCTGATCTCTGTCCCTCAGGTCGGTACGCAGGAGTTGCAGGATAATTTCGTCGGCGAGTGGAGCGTATCCAGTCCGGAAACAGCCGCTGATTTCAGTGCGGTCGGCTTTTACTTTGGCCGTTACCTGCACCAAATCCTCGGGGTCCCGGTGGGCCTCATCGACAACGCTTGGGGCGGGTCGAATGCGGATGCATGGGTGCGCCGTGATTTGCTTGAAAACGATCCACGCTTCACGGCTGCAATGGAACTGACAAGGGGGAACGAGGAATGGATGCAGGCTGCAGACGCATGGGAACAATATGAGAGGAGGTTGGAAACCTGGAAACAAAACCAGGCTGCCGGGGGCAATTGGATGCCCAAGCCGAGGGAGCCATGGCGGTGGCTGAGCGGACAGCATCGCGCGGGCAACCTGTATGCCGGCGTCCTGTATCCAACAATTGGATACGGAATCAAGGGAGTGATCTGGTATCAGGGAGAAGGCAACTCTGGTCGCTCTCATGAGTATCGTGAGCTGTTCCCCTTTATGATCAAGCATTGGCGGTCGGAGTGGGGGCAAGGCGACTTTCCGTTCTACTGGGTCCAGTTGGCTGACTTCAAAAACGAACAGGAAATGCCGGGCGAAAGTGGTTGGGCAGAGCTGCGAGCTGCCCAGACTTCAACGCTATCGCTGCCCAACACAGGGCAGGCGGTCATTATCGACATTGGTGAAGGCAACGATATCCACCCGCGCAACAAGTACGATGTGGCCTCACGGTTGGCCCGGTGGGCCCTGGTCAAGGATTACGGGTTCAAGCTTCCTTACCGCAGCCCGGAGTATGCCGGAATGACTGTTGAAGGGGCGACGGTGACGATCAAATTCAACACCTTCGGCAGTGCCTTGAAGCTATATGACCTGAATGAGCTGAAAGGCTTTGCCATCTGTGGCGAAGATCGCGTCTGGCACTGGGCGGATGCCCGTCTTACTGGGAAGGATACGGTCGAGGTCTCGAGCGAGGCCGTGCCCGAGCCGGTGGCGGTTCGTTACGCCTGGGCGGATAATCCTGTCTGTAACCTTATCTCGACTGACGGCCTACCGGTCACGCCCTTCCGCACGGACGACTTCCCCTGGATCACGGATCGCTCTCAGTAA
- a CDS encoding ATP-binding protein: MKQIKRELEGELRKAAGMYPVVSVVGPRQSGKTTLVRAVFAEKAYVSLENPDIRAYAVEDPRGFLAEHKEGAILDEVQRVPDLLSYLQEMVDTDRRAGRFVLTGSQHFLMMRDVSQSLAGRTAILSLLPLSLGEIQEDSGLENLDGVIQRGFYPRLHEQQLDPYPVLRDYFQTYVERDVRSLLRVHDLQTFETFVRLCAGRVGQLLNLTSLANDAGISPTTARDWIGLLETSFILFRLMPYHANISKRLIKSPKLYFHDVGLAAFLCGIEEARHLKNHPLRGNLFENMVIADLLKQRFNRGRDNRLCFFRDSTGNEVDLLYPLGPDFLPVEIKAGQTVSQDWLRGLKTFRKVRTDKGPPGLIVYGGKQGQRRTGGTVIPLGMMVQEIRELEENR; the protein is encoded by the coding sequence ATGAAGCAGATCAAGCGCGAATTGGAAGGCGAGCTGCGGAAGGCGGCAGGGATGTATCCGGTGGTGAGTGTGGTGGGGCCGCGTCAATCGGGCAAGACCACCTTGGTACGTGCGGTATTTGCGGAGAAGGCCTATGTTTCCCTGGAGAATCCGGATATTCGGGCTTACGCGGTTGAGGACCCGCGTGGATTTCTGGCGGAACACAAGGAGGGAGCGATTCTGGACGAGGTGCAACGGGTCCCAGACCTGTTGTCATATCTGCAGGAGATGGTGGATACGGATCGTCGGGCGGGCCGGTTTGTTCTGACAGGCTCGCAACATTTCCTGATGATGCGGGATGTATCACAATCCCTCGCCGGGAGGACAGCAATCCTGTCGCTGCTGCCGCTAAGTCTGGGCGAGATTCAGGAAGATTCCGGTCTGGAGAATCTGGACGGAGTGATTCAACGGGGTTTTTATCCCCGGCTACATGAACAGCAACTGGACCCGTATCCGGTTTTACGGGATTATTTTCAAACCTATGTGGAACGCGATGTGCGAAGCCTCTTGCGGGTGCACGATTTGCAGACATTTGAGACCTTCGTGCGATTGTGTGCGGGCAGGGTGGGGCAGTTGCTGAATTTGACCTCACTGGCCAATGACGCAGGCATTTCACCGACAACTGCGCGGGACTGGATAGGGTTGCTGGAAACGAGTTTTATCCTGTTCAGATTGATGCCGTACCATGCGAACATCAGCAAGCGGCTGATCAAGTCTCCCAAACTCTACTTCCACGACGTGGGCCTTGCTGCCTTTTTATGTGGGATCGAGGAAGCCCGACATCTAAAAAACCACCCCTTGCGCGGAAACCTGTTTGAAAACATGGTGATCGCCGATCTGCTTAAGCAGCGGTTTAATCGTGGGCGGGACAACCGGCTCTGCTTTTTCCGGGACAGCACGGGCAATGAAGTGGATCTGCTGTATCCTCTCGGACCTGATTTCCTTCCGGTGGAGATCAAGGCCGGACAGACCGTGAGCCAGGACTGGCTCCGGGGATTGAAGACCTTCAGGAAAGTACGCACCGACAAGGGTCCTCCCGGTTTGATCGTTTACGGAGGCAAACAGGGCCAGCGCCGAACAGGCGGGACGGTAATTCCTCTGGGCATGATGGTGCAGGAGATCAGAGAACTGGAAGAGAACCGTTAA
- a CDS encoding phage terminase small subunit P27 family: MEIEERKYPLPPAPDWLPDMAQLEYVRVGEILTETLTALDVGCLCDYCTAWADFAALTEEIKATSAPAVLKSERGGFYMNPLHAGQTTAAGRMQKASERLGLDPRARKRIGIDDGWRFLTDEEINAQIPDL, from the coding sequence ATGGAAATTGAAGAACGCAAATATCCGTTGCCGCCTGCGCCTGACTGGTTGCCCGACATGGCACAGCTAGAATACGTTCGCGTTGGCGAAATCCTCACCGAAACCCTGACGGCCCTAGACGTTGGCTGCCTCTGTGACTATTGCACAGCATGGGCCGACTTCGCCGCCTTGACTGAGGAAATCAAGGCAACCAGCGCGCCAGCAGTTCTGAAGTCTGAACGCGGGGGATTTTATATGAATCCGCTTCACGCCGGACAAACAACCGCAGCAGGCCGAATGCAGAAGGCTAGCGAAAGGCTGGGGCTGGACCCACGCGCCCGCAAACGCATTGGAATTGACGACGGCTGGCGCTTCCTGACAGACGAAGAGATTAACGCGCAGATTCCAGACTTGTAA
- a CDS encoding tyrosine-type recombinase/integrase, which translates to MPLNEAVFRYTEIREQDGSVRPRTLKQIKSTLGLFKAYFPQNPNLSEIGTPDVEAFLKSLKAKDGTTAATKKTWNNYHSDLNQFFDYCCESGGTDKHDEDNLKKRWIMANPCENIKRFIIKKNNTPETITAKQAADLMKYVAEFKEGRLVPYFALALFTGIRTGDEIVKLANHPNLGSLINHRTKKILVTPEISKTNSQRKITIQPVLAKWLKAYPFPILPVNADRDISTIREKFDINNARGRDILRHTFISHHVAKFGSVGRTALESGNTEHIIKKHYLEHVSKRQGLAFFKIEPPAVENKVVDFKQAAGN; encoded by the coding sequence ATGCCGCTGAACGAGGCCGTTTTCCGCTATACGGAGATAAGGGAGCAGGACGGAAGCGTTAGGCCAAGAACCCTGAAGCAAATTAAGTCAACTTTGGGACTGTTTAAGGCATACTTCCCGCAAAACCCGAACCTTTCCGAAATTGGAACGCCAGACGTGGAAGCCTTCCTGAAGTCATTAAAGGCCAAAGACGGAACAACAGCAGCCACGAAGAAGACGTGGAACAACTACCATTCCGACCTAAACCAGTTTTTCGACTATTGCTGCGAGTCTGGGGGAACGGACAAGCACGACGAAGACAACCTGAAGAAGCGCTGGATAATGGCGAACCCCTGCGAAAACATAAAGCGGTTCATAATTAAAAAGAATAATACGCCCGAAACCATAACCGCTAAACAGGCCGCAGACTTAATGAAGTATGTTGCCGAGTTTAAGGAAGGGCGTCTTGTCCCATACTTTGCCCTTGCGCTGTTTACTGGCATTAGGACGGGTGACGAAATTGTGAAGCTGGCCAATCACCCGAACCTTGGCAGCCTGATAAACCACCGAACGAAGAAAATTCTTGTCACGCCCGAAATTTCCAAGACGAACAGCCAGAGGAAAATAACCATTCAGCCCGTCTTGGCAAAGTGGCTGAAGGCTTACCCGTTCCCCATTCTTCCAGTCAACGCAGACAGGGACATTTCAACCATTCGGGAAAAGTTTGATATAAACAACGCAAGGGGGCGGGATATTCTGCGGCATACGTTCATTAGTCACCACGTCGCCAAATTTGGAAGCGTAGGCCGAACTGCCCTTGAGTCTGGAAACACGGAACACATTATCAAAAAACACTACCTTGAACACGTTTCCAAGCGGCAGGGGTTGGCCTTCTTCAAGATTGAGCCGCCAGCCGTAGAGAACAAGGTTGTTGACTTCAAACAAGCAGCAGGAAACTAA
- a CDS encoding ammonia-forming cytochrome c nitrite reductase subunit c552 codes for MKYNTKSGFLSRPVLLGLLTGITAVATILVVYILMTILEHKTEARSPYLRIVELDEASVDPALWGQNWPVHHDQYLETAGDKFYGGSSAMPASKLETDPWLKRLYSGYAFSLDYREARGHAYMLYDQVVTERVNQRQQSGACLHCHSSPNVLYRKVGLEAMGLPSDDETLAAEFNQEAIIEGFKQLSREPYHKVLAMLAEVPDGNPDTTQKAFEDPPLGGFSGKEIPEGHFSLGEVHPVSCIDCHDPKTMALRISRPGFLLGIADFAESKGEASIFPSIEKWRKGDRSESYDPNQLASRQEMRSFSCAQCHVEYYCASKDTLTFPWTQGLRAEDLEADWENRQFPDGSDFYDYKHGETGAKLFKAQHPEFELWSQGIHARSGVSCADCHMAYERTGAMKLSNHNVRSPMENINNACQTCHKVPEQELRNRVLHIQERTEGLKQRAAVAMTDMLDAILAAKAAGKTDEELEEIYSLQRAAMWRLDFISSENSRGFHADQESARILGESIDYSRKAQAAALNLRAPPPEDISGLPREPVKGVTPSR; via the coding sequence ATGAAATACAATACCAAGTCCGGATTCTTATCCCGTCCAGTCCTGCTGGGCCTTCTCACTGGGATCACAGCGGTCGCAACAATTTTGGTGGTATACATCCTGATGACCATTCTCGAGCACAAGACGGAAGCCCGCAGTCCGTATTTGCGGATTGTCGAGCTGGATGAAGCCAGTGTTGATCCGGCACTCTGGGGCCAAAACTGGCCTGTCCATCACGATCAATACCTGGAAACGGCAGGTGATAAATTTTACGGAGGCAGCAGTGCCATGCCGGCGAGTAAACTTGAAACGGATCCCTGGCTGAAGCGGCTTTATTCGGGCTATGCATTTAGTCTTGATTACCGGGAGGCCCGCGGCCACGCCTACATGCTCTACGATCAGGTAGTTACCGAGCGGGTCAATCAGCGGCAGCAGTCCGGGGCCTGCCTGCACTGCCATTCCTCGCCAAACGTGCTTTACCGGAAGGTGGGACTTGAAGCGATGGGCCTTCCTTCTGACGATGAAACCCTTGCCGCGGAATTCAACCAAGAGGCAATCATCGAAGGATTCAAGCAACTGAGCCGGGAACCATACCACAAGGTCCTTGCAATGCTTGCCGAGGTGCCTGATGGCAACCCCGACACCACTCAAAAGGCGTTTGAAGACCCGCCTTTAGGTGGATTCAGTGGGAAGGAAATTCCGGAAGGGCATTTCTCCCTCGGTGAGGTCCATCCAGTCAGCTGTATCGACTGCCACGATCCGAAGACCATGGCCCTGCGAATTTCCCGTCCGGGATTCCTGCTCGGAATTGCCGATTTTGCGGAGAGCAAAGGCGAGGCTAGTATTTTTCCCAGTATCGAGAAATGGCGCAAGGGAGACCGGTCCGAGAGTTACGACCCAAATCAATTGGCAAGCCGGCAGGAAATGCGCAGCTTTTCGTGTGCCCAGTGTCACGTTGAATATTACTGTGCCAGCAAGGATACCCTTACATTTCCCTGGACACAGGGTCTGAGAGCTGAAGACCTCGAGGCGGATTGGGAGAATCGTCAATTTCCCGACGGGTCGGATTTTTATGATTACAAACACGGGGAGACAGGAGCCAAATTGTTCAAGGCCCAGCATCCCGAGTTTGAACTGTGGAGTCAGGGAATTCATGCCCGCTCCGGCGTGAGTTGTGCTGATTGCCACATGGCCTACGAGAGGACTGGAGCAATGAAACTCAGCAACCACAATGTCCGCAGCCCGATGGAAAATATCAACAATGCCTGCCAGACCTGTCATAAGGTTCCCGAGCAGGAACTGCGAAACCGGGTCCTCCATATCCAAGAACGGACTGAGGGACTCAAGCAACGGGCAGCAGTGGCGATGACGGATATGCTGGATGCGATTCTCGCGGCAAAGGCTGCAGGGAAGACAGACGAAGAGCTCGAGGAAATTTACAGCCTGCAGCGTGCTGCGATGTGGCGTCTTGATTTCATCAGCAGCGAAAATTCCCGTGGATTTCACGCAGATCAGGAGTCAGCCCGGATCCTTGGTGAGTCCATTGATTATTCGCGCAAGGCCCAAGCAGCCGCTCTCAACCTTCGCGCACCACCACCAGAAGATATTTCCGGGCTTCCGCGCGAGCCCGTCAAGGGCGTCACCCCTAGCCGTTGA
- the nrfH gene encoding cytochrome c nitrite reductase small subunit, with translation MQANGKNPKILGAVGKRQQLLSVGGAYLLTAVLLGIFSGLGVFTFGYGKGASYLSNDPASCANCHVMNDHYNSWQNSSHHAVATCNDCHLSPHPVGKWMTKADNGFFHSLAFTTGNYPDPIRIKPRNQKVTQTACLKCHSDFVHAMLPVKKDGDMLDCAHCHTAVGHAQR, from the coding sequence ATGCAAGCAAACGGGAAAAATCCGAAAATTCTGGGGGCTGTGGGAAAACGGCAGCAACTGCTGTCCGTGGGAGGAGCCTATCTCCTGACGGCGGTTCTTCTCGGAATATTCTCGGGGCTGGGAGTCTTTACCTTCGGTTATGGGAAAGGGGCATCCTATCTGAGCAATGACCCGGCTTCCTGTGCCAACTGTCATGTCATGAACGATCACTACAATTCATGGCAGAATTCGAGTCATCACGCAGTGGCGACCTGCAACGATTGCCACTTGAGCCCTCATCCGGTTGGAAAGTGGATGACGAAGGCGGACAACGGATTCTTTCACTCACTTGCCTTCACGACAGGGAATTATCCGGACCCCATCCGGATCAAACCGCGTAATCAAAAAGTCACTCAGACTGCCTGCTTGAAGTGCCATTCAGATTTTGTCCATGCCATGCTCCCGGTGAAGAAAGACGGGGACATGCTGGATTGTGCCCACTGCCACACGGCCGTCGGACATGCCCAACGATAA